One Corynebacterium yudongzhengii DNA window includes the following coding sequences:
- a CDS encoding zinc-dependent alcohol dehydrogenase, translating into MTQTFTAAVVDEFGPTVNLRDLKLPEPGPFQALVKLVSSGICHTDLHAAEGDWPVKPEPPFVPGHEGVGIVEKVGENVSRVKVGQMVGNAWLWSACGECEHCRTGHETRCADADYGGYTQNGSFGEYMLVDTRYCPIIPEGCDPIEVAPILCAGVTVYKALKTTGVKPGQFVVISGIGGLGHIAVQYAVAMGMRVIAVDIADEKLQLASKHGAELTVNAADGDPVATIQEFTGEGAHGVLVTAVHPSAFGQAIDLSRRGGTIAFVGLPPGDFPASIFNIVFKELSVRGSLVGTRQDMEEALDFYARGLIRPTYSECRHDEINDVFQALVDGTVEGRKVIRY; encoded by the coding sequence ATGACCCAGACTTTCACCGCCGCCGTGGTCGACGAATTCGGCCCTACAGTCAACCTCCGCGATCTTAAACTCCCCGAGCCAGGCCCCTTCCAGGCTCTAGTCAAGCTCGTTTCTTCCGGAATCTGCCACACCGATCTGCACGCCGCCGAAGGTGACTGGCCCGTGAAGCCGGAACCGCCGTTCGTGCCTGGACATGAGGGGGTCGGGATCGTCGAGAAGGTCGGCGAGAACGTCTCCCGCGTCAAGGTGGGCCAGATGGTCGGCAACGCCTGGCTGTGGTCGGCGTGTGGCGAGTGCGAGCACTGCCGCACCGGACACGAGACCCGCTGCGCGGACGCTGACTACGGCGGCTACACCCAGAACGGCTCGTTCGGCGAGTACATGCTCGTCGATACCCGCTACTGCCCCATCATCCCGGAGGGCTGCGACCCCATCGAGGTCGCGCCGATCCTGTGCGCCGGCGTGACGGTGTACAAGGCGCTTAAGACCACGGGCGTGAAGCCCGGCCAGTTCGTCGTGATCTCCGGCATCGGCGGGCTTGGCCACATCGCCGTGCAGTACGCGGTGGCGATGGGCATGCGCGTCATCGCCGTCGACATCGCAGACGAGAAGCTCCAGCTCGCCTCCAAGCACGGCGCGGAGCTGACCGTCAACGCCGCAGACGGCGACCCGGTGGCTACGATCCAGGAGTTCACCGGCGAGGGCGCGCACGGCGTGCTCGTCACCGCGGTGCACCCCTCGGCGTTCGGCCAGGCCATCGACCTTAGCCGCCGCGGCGGCACCATCGCTTTCGTGGGACTGCCGCCGGGGGATTTCCCGGCGTCGATCTTCAACATCGTGTTCAAGGAGCTGAGTGTGCGCGGATCGCTCGTCGGGACCCGGCAGGACATGGAGGAAGCCCTCGACTTCTACGCCCGCGGGCTGATCCGCCCGACCTACTCGGAGTGCCGCCACGACGAGATTAACGACGTCTTCCAGGCGCTTGTCGACGGCACCGTCGAAGGCCGCAAGGTCATCCGCTACTAG
- a CDS encoding MBL fold metallo-hydrolase, translating to MKITRRFHSCVEIREGNTTVIIDPGSFGAPENLADADAILITHIHPDHVDVDAVRAARAHNPALQIYGPAALGDNLELEHTTVAHGEKFAIGDIDVEVHESAHATIIRSIELPQNVGYVFNGRIFHPGDSFPDRPGMELVCVPISAPWMRMLNVDDYLAANRPESFIGVHDGIDNDNGRGVRTNLLRTLAKDHDTRYLELAPDESHELAAR from the coding sequence ATGAAGATCACCCGACGATTCCACTCCTGCGTAGAAATCCGCGAAGGCAACACCACCGTCATCATCGATCCCGGCAGCTTCGGCGCGCCCGAAAACCTGGCCGACGCCGACGCCATCCTCATCACCCATATCCACCCCGATCACGTCGACGTCGACGCCGTCCGCGCCGCCCGCGCCCACAACCCCGCGCTGCAGATTTACGGCCCCGCCGCCCTCGGCGACAATCTCGAGCTGGAGCACACCACCGTCGCCCACGGCGAGAAGTTCGCGATCGGCGATATCGACGTCGAGGTTCACGAAAGCGCCCACGCCACGATCATCCGCTCCATCGAGCTGCCCCAAAACGTCGGCTATGTATTCAACGGCCGCATCTTCCACCCGGGCGACTCCTTCCCCGATCGCCCCGGCATGGAGCTGGTGTGCGTGCCGATCTCCGCGCCCTGGATGCGCATGCTCAACGTCGACGACTACCTCGCCGCCAACCGCCCAGAGTCCTTCATCGGGGTCCACGACGGCATCGACAACGACAACGGCCGCGGGGTGCGCACCAACCTCCTACGCACGCTCGCCAAAGATCACGACACCCGCTACCTCGAGCTCGCGCCGGACGAATCACACGAGCTGGCAGCCCGCTAG
- a CDS encoding pyridoxamine 5'-phosphate oxidase family protein: MSTLSAKQLQDVASMTGQAPELDVDNLPDNPIALFVDWFHAACGPVAEPKAMTLATVDASGAPDARTVNLYAVDEQGFSFGTSARSTKAEQLRHVKAAALNFWWPEQARAVRVRGEVNRITSPGGGGEFFAVSPQHVEFWQPGAEKAALRVQYDAEGKGWRREVN; encoded by the coding sequence ATGAGCACTTTGAGCGCGAAACAGCTGCAGGATGTCGCCTCGATGACCGGCCAGGCGCCGGAGCTGGATGTAGACAACCTGCCCGATAACCCGATTGCACTGTTCGTGGACTGGTTTCATGCCGCCTGTGGCCCCGTCGCCGAGCCGAAGGCCATGACCCTGGCCACGGTGGATGCCTCCGGTGCGCCGGATGCCCGCACCGTCAACCTCTACGCGGTGGACGAGCAGGGCTTTTCTTTCGGCACCTCGGCGCGCTCCACAAAGGCGGAACAGCTGCGCCACGTGAAGGCCGCTGCGCTGAACTTCTGGTGGCCGGAGCAGGCCCGCGCGGTGCGCGTGCGCGGCGAGGTCAACCGCATCACCAGCCCAGGCGGGGGCGGGGAGTTCTTCGCGGTTTCCCCGCAGCACGTCGAGTTCTGGCAGCCGGGGGCTGAAAAGGCCGCCCTGCGCGTGCAGTATGACGCGGAAGGGAAAGGCTGGCGTCGCGAGGTGAACTAG
- the ychF gene encoding redox-regulated ATPase YchF, protein MSLTLGIVGLPNVGKSTLFNALTRNEVLAANYPFATIEPNVGLVELPDARLNRLAEIFDSERILPATVSFVDIAGIVRGASEGEGMGNAFLSNIREADAICQVVRAFSDDNVVHVDGKVDPASDIATINAELILADLQTIEKALSRLEKEARKDKSLAATVDEVKKAQAILEDDRTLYAASRSGEIDLELVRDLHLMSAKPFLYVFNSDEEVLTDDAKKEELRQLVAPADCVFLDAQTETELLELDDEEAAELLSSVGQDEPGLHSLAKAGFATLGLQTYLTAGPKEARAWTIHQGDTAPQAAGVIHSDFEKGFIKAEIVSYDDLDAAGSINEARASGKVRQEGKDYEMQDGDVVEFKFNV, encoded by the coding sequence GTGAGCCTTACTCTTGGAATCGTCGGACTGCCCAACGTGGGCAAGTCGACCCTGTTTAACGCCCTGACCCGCAACGAAGTGCTGGCCGCGAACTACCCTTTCGCGACCATCGAGCCCAACGTCGGCTTGGTCGAGCTTCCCGACGCCCGGCTGAACCGGCTCGCCGAGATTTTCGACTCCGAGCGCATCCTTCCGGCCACGGTCTCCTTCGTCGACATCGCCGGCATCGTCCGCGGCGCCTCCGAGGGCGAGGGCATGGGCAACGCCTTCCTCTCCAACATCCGCGAGGCCGACGCCATCTGCCAGGTCGTGCGCGCGTTCTCCGATGACAACGTCGTGCATGTCGACGGCAAGGTCGACCCGGCCTCCGACATCGCCACGATCAACGCTGAGCTCATCCTCGCCGATCTCCAGACGATCGAGAAGGCCCTGTCGCGCCTGGAGAAGGAGGCCCGGAAGGATAAGTCGCTCGCCGCGACCGTCGACGAGGTCAAAAAGGCGCAGGCCATCTTAGAAGACGATCGCACCCTGTACGCCGCCTCCCGCAGCGGCGAGATCGACCTCGAGCTCGTGCGCGATCTGCACTTGATGAGCGCGAAGCCCTTCCTCTACGTGTTCAACTCCGATGAGGAGGTGCTCACCGACGACGCTAAGAAGGAAGAACTGCGCCAGCTCGTCGCACCGGCCGACTGCGTCTTCCTCGACGCGCAGACCGAAACCGAGCTGCTCGAGCTGGACGACGAGGAGGCCGCCGAGCTGCTCTCCTCCGTCGGCCAGGACGAGCCGGGCCTGCACTCGCTGGCCAAGGCGGGCTTCGCCACCCTGGGGCTGCAGACCTACCTCACCGCCGGACCGAAGGAGGCTCGCGCCTGGACCATCCACCAGGGCGATACCGCCCCGCAGGCCGCCGGCGTGATCCACTCGGACTTCGAGAAGGGCTTCATCAAGGCGGAGATCGTCTCCTACGACGACCTCGACGCCGCCGGCTCCATCAACGAGGCCCGCGCCAGCGGCAAGGTCCGCCAGGAGGGCAAGGACTACGAGATGCAAGACGGCGACGTGGTCGAGTTCAAGTTCAACGTTTAG
- a CDS encoding AI-2E family transporter: protein MTDEPETPEKDQSPSGSTAVGAADSTDYDANDLALDDPEKDIVDRSVVVSTFLKKLAWWALRLFVIAAGGYVVWLLIQQFWAGLQPMILALIICTVLAPPTTWLRRIGFPDALAALVSILLFFGILGGIIALIAPDLVRQSQVLYLQAFAGVQRLILWVQGPPLELNTEGIENVLNDIASWLQDQATSIAGGVVSGISTATSWIIQLFMILVLVVFFLKDGHKFLPWVRQMFGRRMGWHATEMLTRSWTTLGGYIRAQAIVSAVDAFFIGLGLWLIGVPMAFTLAIITFVAGFIPYIGPIVAGALSVLVALVSLGFEEAILALLLAVAVQQLEGNILNPVLQSKAMKLHPVIVLISVVVGGSMLGILGAFLAVPVAAVIAVGLRYLIGMITLQAGEKTIDDMEFVTPEGRAVGQLNQQQGRTLREEWRKEGHSSAEFAQLVEEDQKKEEADSEDEKASDNKAAKKFFEQAIGKFRKR, encoded by the coding sequence GTGACTGACGAGCCTGAGACCCCGGAGAAGGATCAAAGCCCCTCCGGGAGCACCGCCGTAGGCGCCGCTGACTCCACCGATTACGACGCCAATGACCTCGCGCTCGACGATCCCGAAAAGGACATCGTCGACCGCTCCGTCGTGGTCTCCACCTTCTTAAAGAAGCTCGCCTGGTGGGCGCTGAGACTCTTCGTCATCGCCGCCGGCGGCTACGTCGTCTGGCTGTTGATCCAGCAGTTCTGGGCGGGCCTGCAGCCGATGATCCTCGCACTGATCATCTGCACGGTGCTCGCCCCGCCGACCACCTGGCTGCGGAGGATCGGCTTCCCCGACGCCTTGGCCGCGTTGGTGTCGATCCTGCTGTTCTTCGGCATCCTCGGCGGCATCATCGCGCTGATCGCCCCCGATCTGGTGCGCCAGTCGCAGGTGCTCTACCTCCAGGCCTTCGCGGGCGTGCAACGCCTTATTCTGTGGGTCCAGGGCCCGCCGCTGGAGCTGAACACCGAGGGCATCGAAAACGTGCTCAACGACATCGCCAGCTGGCTGCAAGACCAGGCCACCAGCATCGCCGGCGGGGTCGTCTCCGGCATCAGCACGGCGACCTCGTGGATCATCCAGCTGTTCATGATCCTCGTGCTCGTGGTCTTCTTCCTCAAAGACGGCCACAAGTTTTTGCCCTGGGTGCGCCAGATGTTCGGCCGCCGGATGGGCTGGCACGCCACCGAGATGCTCACCCGTTCGTGGACCACGCTCGGCGGCTACATCCGCGCCCAAGCGATCGTCTCCGCGGTCGACGCGTTCTTCATCGGCCTCGGCCTCTGGCTCATCGGCGTGCCGATGGCCTTCACCCTCGCCATCATCACCTTCGTCGCCGGCTTCATCCCCTACATCGGGCCGATCGTCGCTGGTGCGCTCTCGGTGCTCGTCGCGCTGGTCTCGCTGGGCTTCGAAGAGGCGATCCTCGCTCTGCTGCTCGCCGTGGCCGTCCAGCAGCTCGAGGGCAACATCCTCAACCCGGTGCTGCAGTCGAAGGCCATGAAGCTGCATCCGGTGATCGTGCTGATCTCCGTGGTCGTCGGTGGCAGCATGCTTGGCATCCTCGGTGCGTTTCTGGCGGTGCCGGTCGCCGCGGTCATCGCGGTGGGCCTGCGCTACCTCATCGGTATGATCACCCTGCAGGCGGGCGAGAAGACTATCGACGACATGGAGTTCGTCACCCCGGAGGGCCGCGCGGTCGGCCAGCTCAACCAGCAGCAGGGCCGCACCCTGCGCGAAGAGTGGCGCAAGGAGGGCCACTCCTCGGCCGAGTTCGCCCAGCTCGTCGAAGAGGACCAGAAGAAGGAAGAAGCGGACTCCGAGGACGAGAAGGCAAGCGACAACAAGGCAGCGAAGAAGTTTTTCGAACAAGCGATCGGGAAATTCCGCAAGCGCTGA
- a CDS encoding DNA recombination protein RmuC — MDNLLAYLLVGIALGALIGWLAHAAWARRQDLQGGGEGVVDERDEPTQQELTMSRQLHALEQAMSTLDGKIGTLETNRAASLSSLASQVQAMTRTSTRLSDRTDKLVTALRAPQIRGRWGETQLERVVELGGMVRHCDFDTQVTARLGGQTVRPDLIVHLAGGRQLIVDAKVPFSAYLDAMDTEDPEEHAGFRRRHAHLVRTHITQLADKEYFRAFDPTPEFVIAFVPADPFLDAALEVDPELLEYGFSRNVVLATPTTLFALLRTVALGWQQEDVSDKAREIQRLGRELHERLAVFGEHYTKLGRSLEKAVETYNSTLGSLDSRVLVTARRLAEMELSVRGSRTPTPPDQLSTGVRRSSSFGDSLGGSLGGSLGGDFRTLPGSFDNH, encoded by the coding sequence ATGGACAACCTTCTGGCATATCTCCTGGTGGGTATCGCACTCGGCGCGCTCATCGGCTGGCTCGCTCACGCCGCCTGGGCCAGGCGGCAGGATCTGCAGGGTGGGGGCGAAGGTGTCGTCGATGAGCGAGACGAACCCACGCAGCAGGAGCTAACCATGAGCCGCCAGCTGCACGCCCTAGAGCAGGCGATGAGCACGCTCGACGGGAAGATCGGGACGCTGGAGACGAATCGGGCGGCCTCGCTGTCCTCACTGGCCAGCCAGGTCCAGGCCATGACGCGTACCTCGACCAGGCTCAGCGATCGTACCGACAAGCTGGTCACCGCGCTGCGCGCGCCGCAGATTCGGGGACGGTGGGGTGAGACGCAGCTGGAGCGCGTCGTCGAACTGGGTGGCATGGTGCGTCACTGTGACTTCGACACGCAGGTCACCGCCCGGCTCGGCGGTCAGACCGTGCGCCCGGATCTCATCGTGCACCTGGCGGGCGGGCGGCAGCTCATCGTCGATGCGAAGGTACCGTTTAGCGCGTATCTCGACGCGATGGACACCGAGGATCCGGAGGAGCATGCGGGGTTTAGGCGTCGTCACGCGCACCTTGTGCGCACTCACATCACGCAGCTGGCGGATAAGGAATACTTTCGGGCTTTCGACCCGACCCCGGAGTTCGTGATCGCGTTCGTGCCGGCGGATCCTTTCCTCGACGCCGCGCTCGAAGTCGACCCCGAACTGCTTGAATATGGTTTCAGCCGCAACGTCGTGCTCGCCACCCCGACCACGCTGTTCGCGTTGCTGCGCACGGTCGCTTTGGGGTGGCAGCAAGAAGACGTCTCCGACAAGGCCCGGGAGATCCAGCGCTTGGGTCGCGAGCTACACGAGCGCCTCGCCGTCTTCGGTGAGCACTACACCAAACTCGGCCGGAGCCTGGAAAAGGCGGTGGAGACCTATAACTCCACCCTCGGTTCGCTGGACTCCCGGGTGCTGGTCACCGCGCGGCGGCTGGCGGAGATGGAGCTGTCGGTGCGCGGATCACGCACCCCCACCCCGCCGGATCAACTGTCGACGGGTGTGCGCCGCTCTTCGTCTTTCGGTGATTCTTTGGGCGGTTCTTTGGGCGGTTCTTTGGGCGGTGATTTTCGGACACTGCCCGGGTCGTTCGACAATCACTAG
- a CDS encoding DUF6542 domain-containing protein, which translates to MGLPLWLSFGLVVAALTTGLLISLGTGGLGLPYLLCFTISALIVALLVRPQGIFLTVASLPILFSIFTVLTSFLTARVQSSEGTPLFSRANMVTAFYPMTQHFPWLALVTLAAIGIGVLRWWLLRRQSQRIDNHAAQQRRELQEADRRNRALSRAARRRSGQLTVDELLARAGKEAPSHGTRRSHHRRRR; encoded by the coding sequence ATGGGGCTGCCACTCTGGTTGTCGTTCGGACTCGTCGTCGCGGCCCTGACGACCGGGCTGCTCATCAGCCTCGGCACGGGCGGACTCGGGCTGCCATATCTGCTCTGTTTCACGATCAGCGCCCTCATCGTCGCGCTCTTGGTGCGCCCGCAGGGGATCTTTCTAACTGTGGCGAGCCTGCCCATTCTGTTCTCCATCTTCACGGTGCTCACGTCCTTTTTGACTGCCCGCGTGCAATCCAGTGAAGGCACCCCGCTGTTTTCCCGCGCGAATATGGTCACGGCCTTCTACCCCATGACCCAGCATTTCCCCTGGTTGGCGCTGGTCACCTTGGCGGCGATCGGGATCGGGGTGTTGCGGTGGTGGCTGCTGCGCCGGCAGTCGCAGCGCATCGACAACCACGCCGCCCAACAACGACGCGAACTCCAGGAAGCGGACCGACGCAACCGCGCGCTGTCCCGCGCAGCCCGTCGGCGCTCCGGGCAGCTCACCGTGGACGAGCTCTTGGCCCGCGCCGGGAAGGAAGCGCCCTCGCACGGTACGCGGCGCTCCCACCATCGGCGGCGTCGGTAG
- a CDS encoding O-acetyl-ADP-ribose deacetylase — MQLRIEAGDITAVCADAIVNAANSELLGGGGVDGAIHRAGGPTILAECREIRATTHPDGLPAGQAVATGAGDLPARWVIHTVGPVYSTTEDRSATLASCYRESLRLASELGARTVAFPAISAGVYGWPIDDAARIAVRTCRAVAGIDEAIFVPFNPEAEEAFHAALRN; from the coding sequence ATGCAGTTGCGCATCGAAGCTGGAGACATCACGGCCGTGTGCGCCGACGCCATCGTCAACGCCGCCAACTCCGAGCTTCTGGGCGGCGGAGGTGTCGACGGCGCCATCCACCGCGCCGGCGGCCCCACGATCCTCGCCGAGTGCCGAGAGATCCGCGCCACCACCCACCCCGACGGGCTGCCCGCCGGCCAGGCCGTGGCCACCGGGGCCGGCGATTTGCCGGCCCGCTGGGTGATCCACACCGTCGGGCCGGTTTACTCGACGACCGAGGACCGCTCCGCCACGCTCGCCTCCTGCTACCGCGAGTCGCTGCGGCTGGCCAGCGAGCTGGGCGCCCGCACCGTGGCCTTCCCGGCGATCTCCGCCGGGGTGTACGGCTGGCCTATCGACGACGCCGCCCGCATCGCCGTGCGCACCTGCCGAGCAGTCGCCGGCATCGACGAAGCCATCTTCGTCCCTTTCAATCCCGAGGCAGAAGAGGCCTTCCACGCCGCCCTGCGTAACTAG
- a CDS encoding 4-hydroxy-3-methylbut-2-enyl diphosphate reductase yields MTDGAKKVLLAAPRGYCAGVDRAVETVEKSLEKYGEPIYVRKEIVHNKYVVETLSKKGVIFVDEADEVPEGAHLVFSAHGVSPQVRNLAAERKLRTIDATCPLVTKVHREATRFDRDGHHILLVGHEGHEEVEGTSGEAPEVTHIVDNVDSVDELPEWLHNEKLVWLSQTTLSVDETLEIVNKLKQRFPHLQDPPSDDICYATQNRQEVVKKIAPDTDLMIIVGSQNSSNSKRLVEVGLDYGAKDGHLVDYAAQIDEAWLEGVETVGVSSGASVPEILVREVLDYLAERGFSDVEEITTTVETINFALPRDLRAPRTKKTAKA; encoded by the coding sequence ATGACCGATGGAGCAAAGAAGGTCCTGCTGGCGGCCCCGCGCGGCTACTGCGCCGGCGTGGACCGGGCGGTGGAGACCGTCGAGAAGTCCCTGGAAAAGTACGGCGAGCCGATCTACGTCCGCAAGGAGATCGTCCATAACAAGTATGTGGTCGAGACCCTGTCGAAGAAGGGCGTCATTTTCGTGGACGAGGCCGACGAGGTACCCGAGGGCGCCCACCTGGTGTTCTCGGCGCACGGGGTGTCGCCGCAGGTGCGTAACCTCGCCGCTGAGCGCAAGCTGCGCACCATCGACGCCACCTGCCCGCTGGTGACCAAGGTCCACCGGGAGGCCACCCGCTTTGACCGCGATGGCCACCACATCCTGCTGGTCGGCCACGAGGGCCACGAGGAAGTCGAGGGCACCTCCGGCGAAGCCCCGGAGGTCACCCACATCGTCGACAACGTCGACTCGGTCGACGAGCTGCCGGAGTGGCTGCACAACGAGAAGCTGGTGTGGCTGTCGCAGACGACGCTGTCGGTGGATGAGACGCTGGAGATCGTCAATAAGCTCAAGCAGCGCTTCCCGCACCTGCAGGACCCGCCGTCGGACGATATCTGCTACGCCACGCAGAACCGCCAGGAAGTGGTCAAAAAGATCGCCCCGGATACCGATCTCATGATCATCGTCGGCTCCCAGAACTCCTCGAACTCCAAGCGCCTGGTGGAAGTGGGCCTCGACTACGGCGCGAAGGATGGCCACCTCGTGGACTACGCCGCGCAGATCGACGAGGCCTGGCTCGAGGGCGTTGAGACCGTCGGCGTCTCCTCGGGTGCCTCGGTGCCGGAGATCCTGGTCCGCGAGGTGCTCGACTACCTCGCCGAGCGTGGCTTCAGCGACGTCGAGGAGATCACCACCACCGTCGAGACCATCAACTTCGCCCTGCCGCGCGACCTGCGCGCGCCGCGCACGAAGAAGACCGCGAAGGCCTAG
- the xseA gene encoding exodeoxyribonuclease VII large subunit, which translates to MHRLNESIKGWIDRLGWLWVEGQLTQINTKPRWRFSYLTLRDTEVEQSIELTCPTSVLQELSSPLNDGDRVVVCGRPDFYVGRGRLSMRVSEIRHVGVGQLLARIEALRRTLAAEGLFDPARKRRLPYLPQKVGLITGRGSAAERDVLSVANARWPAVQFEIINTAVQGASTVPQVMEALKRLDHNPSVDVIIIARGGGSVEDLLPFSEEALQRAVAQARTPVVSAIGHEPDNPVLDNVTDLRAATPTDAAKKVVPDVAEERAVLEQARARMAGALRGWERREREGLNALRSRPVLADPMRPITQRREEIERARNLIRRDISYLLRGEQSQVAGLRGQVSALGPAATLARGYSVVQVLPRDGSGPEVVTSIAQSPPGSQLRIRVGDGSITAAAMSTQRSD; encoded by the coding sequence GTGCATAGACTCAACGAATCCATCAAGGGCTGGATCGATCGCCTCGGCTGGCTGTGGGTGGAGGGCCAGTTGACGCAGATCAATACGAAGCCGCGGTGGCGGTTTAGCTATCTCACCCTGCGCGATACTGAGGTCGAGCAGTCGATCGAGCTCACCTGCCCCACCAGCGTTCTGCAGGAGCTGAGCAGCCCGCTTAACGACGGTGACCGCGTCGTCGTCTGCGGCCGTCCGGATTTTTATGTCGGCCGCGGGCGGTTGAGCATGCGGGTCAGTGAGATCCGGCACGTGGGCGTCGGCCAGCTGCTGGCACGCATCGAGGCGCTGCGCCGCACCTTAGCCGCCGAGGGGCTGTTCGACCCGGCGCGCAAGCGGCGCCTGCCCTACCTGCCGCAGAAGGTCGGTCTGATTACCGGCCGCGGTTCGGCGGCCGAGCGCGACGTGTTGTCCGTGGCCAATGCCCGCTGGCCGGCCGTGCAGTTCGAGATCATCAACACCGCCGTCCAGGGGGCGAGCACTGTCCCCCAGGTCATGGAGGCGCTCAAGCGTCTGGATCACAACCCGTCGGTCGACGTCATCATCATCGCCCGCGGGGGCGGCTCCGTGGAAGATCTGCTGCCGTTTTCCGAAGAGGCCTTGCAGCGTGCGGTCGCGCAGGCGCGCACGCCGGTGGTCTCCGCGATTGGGCATGAGCCGGATAACCCGGTGCTCGACAACGTCACGGATCTGCGCGCCGCCACCCCGACCGACGCCGCCAAGAAGGTCGTTCCCGATGTCGCGGAGGAACGCGCCGTCTTAGAGCAGGCCCGTGCCCGCATGGCCGGCGCGTTGCGCGGCTGGGAGCGCCGGGAACGCGAGGGCCTCAACGCGCTGCGCTCGCGCCCGGTGCTGGCTGACCCGATGCGCCCGATTACGCAGCGTCGAGAAGAAATCGAGCGCGCCCGCAACCTGATCCGCCGCGACATCTCCTACCTGCTGCGCGGCGAGCAATCCCAGGTCGCCGGGCTGCGCGGGCAGGTCTCCGCCCTCGGCCCGGCCGCCACGCTGGCGCGCGGCTACTCGGTCGTTCAGGTGTTGCCGCGCGACGGCAGCGGGCCGGAGGTGGTCACCTCGATTGCCCAGTCGCCGCCGGGTTCGCAGCTGCGCATCCGCGTCGGCGACGGCTCGATCACCGCCGCTGCGATGTCCACCCAGCGCTCTGATTAA
- a CDS encoding exodeoxyribonuclease VII small subunit, whose translation MTDNTVGAGQVRQDAFTPVENLGYEEARDELVEIVKILELGQMGLDESLKYWERGEALAKRCEDYLDGAAAKVERALGNAENAGAEDTDAEQD comes from the coding sequence ATGACCGACAACACCGTAGGAGCTGGGCAGGTGCGCCAGGACGCGTTCACGCCCGTCGAGAATTTAGGCTACGAGGAGGCCCGCGATGAGCTCGTGGAGATCGTGAAGATCCTCGAGTTAGGCCAGATGGGCTTGGACGAGTCGCTGAAGTACTGGGAGCGCGGCGAGGCGCTGGCGAAGCGCTGCGAAGACTACCTCGACGGCGCCGCCGCGAAGGTCGAGCGCGCACTCGGCAACGCGGAAAACGCAGGCGCGGAAGACACAGACGCCGAGCAGGATTAG
- a CDS encoding DUF4245 domain-containing protein, translating to MATDEKPRIFQSGRDMIISMAVIVVLTVAIILPTGLCTFNPGAPESGPVHEVDERTFLSLEAGAADYDLVIPTVPADWTANSARRTSIGQTPAPVVGYVTGENGFLQLVQTDLPEEEAVDGIDGELRSLDRTEDIRGVEVSVHTSENEDVRDLWSFTEGGVTYLINGVAADDEFATLIEATLDGEPVEN from the coding sequence GTGGCAACCGACGAGAAACCCAGAATCTTCCAGTCCGGCCGGGACATGATCATCTCCATGGCCGTGATCGTGGTCCTTACCGTCGCGATCATCCTGCCGACCGGCCTGTGCACGTTCAACCCGGGCGCCCCCGAAAGCGGCCCTGTGCACGAGGTCGACGAGCGCACCTTCTTATCTCTGGAAGCCGGCGCCGCCGACTACGACCTCGTCATTCCCACGGTCCCGGCAGACTGGACCGCGAACTCCGCACGCCGCACCAGCATCGGCCAGACTCCCGCGCCCGTAGTGGGCTACGTCACCGGGGAGAACGGCTTCTTGCAGCTCGTCCAGACGGATTTGCCGGAAGAAGAAGCCGTCGACGGTATCGACGGCGAGCTGCGCAGCCTCGATCGCACCGAGGACATCCGCGGCGTGGAGGTGTCGGTGCACACCTCAGAAAACGAGGACGTCCGCGATCTCTGGTCCTTCACCGAGGGCGGGGTGACCTACCTGATCAACGGTGTGGCCGCCGACGATGAGTTCGCCACCCTCATCGAGGCCACCTTGGATGGCGAGCCCGTCGAGAACTAA